A part of Halodesulfovibrio marinisediminis DSM 17456 genomic DNA contains:
- a CDS encoding TRAP transporter substrate-binding protein → MRYFFKTLMLFFAVTTLIISATSMDAQARKITLRLGHPMAPGNNVTLGYEKFKELVEERSNGKIRVQLYGNAILGSDRVTMESAQRGTLDLASSSSPNMANFSKAFMVFDLPYVTSPKYQEKLYAALDNGELGKYLAAKLEKINLKPIMYSEYGYRNFVATKKEIKSVADLANMKVRTTASPVEVAVASKLGMNPTPIAWGEVYTALQQGTVDGEGNTFSLLNDAKHTEVLKYAMDSAHNYSMHILLMNKKKFDGLSPELQEVIVSSGRDALAYQRGITAELEAKAVEAFKAQGIKIHKLSDAERTEFVKLTRPVWDEFAKDIPADLLKLVQDTQK, encoded by the coding sequence ATGCGCTATTTTTTCAAAACGTTAATGCTCTTTTTTGCAGTAACCACTCTGATTATTTCTGCGACTTCTATGGATGCTCAAGCTCGGAAGATTACTCTTCGCCTTGGCCACCCAATGGCACCAGGTAACAATGTAACCCTTGGCTATGAAAAATTTAAAGAGCTCGTAGAAGAACGCTCTAACGGCAAAATTCGCGTTCAACTCTACGGAAATGCTATTCTCGGTAGTGACCGTGTAACCATGGAATCTGCACAGCGCGGCACTCTTGACCTCGCTTCCAGCTCTTCCCCGAACATGGCTAACTTCTCAAAAGCATTTATGGTGTTTGACCTTCCTTACGTAACCAGTCCTAAATATCAGGAAAAACTTTACGCAGCTCTAGATAACGGAGAGCTCGGAAAGTACCTTGCGGCTAAACTCGAGAAGATCAACCTTAAGCCCATCATGTACAGTGAATACGGCTACCGTAACTTTGTTGCTACCAAGAAAGAAATTAAATCTGTGGCAGACCTTGCTAACATGAAGGTACGTACCACTGCTTCTCCTGTAGAAGTAGCTGTTGCGTCCAAGCTTGGTATGAACCCAACTCCTATCGCATGGGGCGAAGTATACACAGCACTTCAGCAGGGCACCGTTGACGGCGAAGGTAACACCTTCTCTCTCCTCAATGATGCTAAACACACCGAAGTACTTAAGTACGCTATGGATTCTGCTCACAACTACTCAATGCATATTCTTCTTATGAACAAGAAGAAGTTCGACGGTCTTTCCCCAGAACTGCAGGAAGTAATTGTGTCCTCCGGTCGCGATGCGCTTGCTTACCAGCGTGGCATCACTGCTGAACTTGAAGCTAAAGCTGTTGAAGCTTTCAAAGCTCAAGGCATCAAAATTCATAAACTCAGCGATGCTGAGCGTACTGAATTCGTAAAACTTACCCGCCCAGTCTGGGACGAGTTTGCAAAAGATATCCCTGCGGATCTTCTCAAACTTGTTCAGGACACACAGAAGTAG
- a CDS encoding MarR family winged helix-turn-helix transcriptional regulator, protein MERNEFKKALLNKVSEVSDINTEHLEMTLNLGQILGEFLDTIYQFTEKTTGFSLNYFKALRLLYVCFPNGVPISQVAEHVGITRTSMTQIINNLENQGLIKRVANPRDKRSSLVSLTAEGMEEVTVLVTKSHSALAHFADEAGIEKIQDAISILEELSLHLNNVTR, encoded by the coding sequence ATGGAAAGAAATGAATTCAAAAAAGCTTTATTGAATAAAGTTTCTGAAGTGTCAGATATAAACACTGAGCACTTAGAAATGACTTTAAATCTCGGCCAGATTTTGGGGGAATTCTTAGATACAATTTATCAATTTACTGAAAAGACGACAGGTTTTTCTTTGAATTACTTCAAAGCATTACGTCTGCTTTATGTTTGTTTTCCAAATGGGGTGCCAATTAGTCAAGTTGCAGAACATGTTGGGATTACTCGTACCTCAATGACTCAAATAATAAATAATCTTGAAAACCAAGGTCTTATTAAGCGTGTAGCTAATCCTCGTGACAAGAGGTCGAGCCTTGTATCGTTGACGGCTGAGGGAATGGAAGAAGTCACGGTTCTTGTTACCAAATCGCATTCAGCTCTTGCACACTTTGCTGACGAAGCGGGTATTGAAAAAATACAAGACGCAATTAGTATTCTTGAAGAGCTAAGTCTGCATTTGAACAATGTTACGAGATAA
- a CDS encoding Fic family protein — MLTYIWKSKNWPTFTYDANTVLTPLGQCRKLQGQLLQQLATLDENYSLEAEATLLEAEALRTSEIEGVQLNPQSVRSSVARKLGLDDAGVGHVGQYEENLVDILLNATTHKESPLTTDQLFSWHAALFPTGYSGRHKIQIGEWRSDEEGAMQVISGRPGRQIIHYEAPPAKALEEEIAQFLEWFNSDEASDGIIRAAIAHFWFVTIHPFDDGNGRLARIITDMAMAQDEKTSRRAYSLSAQIAGNRKAYYQILEKTQKGDGDITEWLLWFVDSLKQAILKSKELIKTTLAKADFWKTHSTTPINERQRKVLNRLLDAGFDGFEGGLTNKKYTSITKAAYATATRDLADLVEKKMLVKTAAGRSTKYAIKWGN, encoded by the coding sequence ATGCTGACCTACATATGGAAATCAAAAAACTGGCCAACCTTCACATATGACGCAAACACAGTCCTGACTCCCCTTGGGCAATGCAGAAAACTGCAAGGCCAACTCCTGCAGCAATTGGCAACGCTTGATGAAAATTACTCTTTAGAAGCAGAAGCCACGTTACTTGAGGCAGAAGCATTACGTACATCTGAAATTGAAGGAGTCCAGCTTAACCCGCAATCCGTACGCTCGTCTGTAGCTCGCAAACTTGGTCTTGATGATGCTGGGGTAGGACATGTCGGTCAATATGAAGAAAATCTAGTAGACATTCTTCTAAATGCGACAACTCACAAAGAGTCCCCTCTTACAACAGATCAACTCTTTTCATGGCATGCTGCTCTATTCCCGACAGGGTATTCTGGAAGACATAAGATTCAAATTGGAGAATGGCGCTCAGATGAAGAAGGAGCTATGCAGGTTATCTCTGGAAGACCGGGAAGACAAATTATCCACTATGAAGCACCACCTGCCAAAGCATTAGAAGAAGAAATTGCTCAATTCCTAGAATGGTTCAATAGCGATGAGGCAAGCGATGGAATAATTAGAGCAGCTATCGCTCACTTTTGGTTTGTTACAATCCATCCTTTTGATGATGGCAATGGTCGCCTCGCTAGAATCATTACAGATATGGCTATGGCTCAGGATGAGAAGACTTCAAGACGTGCTTACAGTCTTTCCGCACAAATTGCTGGCAACCGCAAAGCATACTATCAAATCCTCGAAAAAACACAGAAGGGTGATGGAGACATTACAGAGTGGCTCCTCTGGTTCGTAGACTCACTTAAGCAAGCTATTCTAAAATCAAAAGAACTCATCAAAACGACGTTAGCTAAGGCTGACTTTTGGAAAACGCACTCTACTACTCCCATAAATGAAAGGCAGCGAAAGGTGCTCAACCGTCTTTTAGACGCTGGTTTTGATGGATTTGAAGGTGGGCTGACGAACAAGAAGTATACGAGCATAACAAAGGCGGCCTATGCTACCGCAACTCGTGACCTTGCCGATCTTGTTGAAAAGAAAATGCTTGTAAAAACAGCAGCTGGTAGAAGCACAAAATATGCTATCAAGTGGGGCAATTAA
- a CDS encoding DVU_2496 family lipoprotein codes for MKNKVITTEVVFVLFLFVLILAWPNLGMCSNVYTIGDASYDISLAKEKAPVKLGPLPVGSVPSIFPESFLEADGSYGGGVVYKTIPGAKKGLKELLKKGILPAELNWHIYELNAVWETDVYELKQGDYRLSKPCSVRKRVQ; via the coding sequence ATGAAAAATAAAGTAATTACTACGGAAGTCGTATTTGTTCTGTTTCTTTTTGTCCTTATTTTAGCGTGGCCCAATCTCGGAATGTGCTCCAACGTTTATACTATAGGGGACGCAAGCTACGATATCTCACTTGCTAAAGAAAAAGCTCCTGTGAAGCTCGGGCCACTTCCTGTTGGCAGTGTTCCTTCTATTTTTCCAGAATCGTTTTTAGAAGCAGACGGAAGCTATGGGGGCGGAGTTGTGTACAAGACCATCCCAGGTGCAAAAAAAGGCTTAAAAGAATTGCTTAAAAAGGGAATTCTTCCAGCAGAGCTAAATTGGCATATTTATGAGTTGAACGCAGTGTGGGAAACGGATGTTTATGAGTTAAAACAAGGGGATTATCGTTTAAGCAAGCCATGCTCGGTAAGAAAGCGTGTACAGTAA
- a CDS encoding autotransporter domain-containing protein, with translation MSLKEYRVYVIGFFVFLMALVQVCCFEVIAFASFVSFPSSEFAPNAVNRDGSVIVGRRSSKAYIRRQDGSYVFLGELSSGGSSTARGVSGDGTIVVGDAYSGSSNEAFRWTATLGMVGLGYLSGGTSSSAYNISDDGKVVVGSSTNSSSYEEAFRWTAASGMVGLGELPGGFNFSRALAVNADGSVVVGESLSDAGFEAFRWTSSSGMVGLGDLPTGSFESKATDVSADGSVVVGTGKTDDGNQAFRWTQSEGMVGLGTLAGGKTSGASAISGNGAIIVGVSEVASGTEVFRWSVSRGMESLNSLLKKEGVQLDGFNLYQVSDISEDGTVIVGLGLDPDGKVISWIAKYDDGFAGLTTFEDVNRSLEDLSTLTPRISGMSLLTLRSLLESQRYSEDSLTSFWGLGTFGSDYEFSGDDINGYGAVGMTHFWRSGWSFGGGVFVGNTTVESSFGGRQNSTLVGPGLFVGYMPEPTGLQIKLGAMYNYVDLSLDRAYSNGTGTTTSEGDTDGYVLGGVAHIAWLFALQNTFIVQPFLQYEVQEIKINNYEEDTGPLPAKYDSRDFVTNKTRLGLETGCLVKEDLTVSIWGAWNHRYEDEGPSMKGELIGVTSFDYGKGQIDQDWGDAGVKLSWLPEEGVELTATVGFAFDNQYYAAPDQYIQLGFSVDF, from the coding sequence ATGAGTTTAAAGGAATACCGTGTTTATGTTATAGGTTTCTTTGTTTTTTTAATGGCTTTAGTTCAGGTTTGCTGTTTTGAAGTGATTGCATTTGCTAGCTTTGTGTCATTTCCTTCGAGCGAGTTTGCTCCTAATGCGGTGAATCGAGATGGCTCTGTTATTGTTGGGCGACGTTCTTCTAAAGCCTATATACGAAGACAAGATGGGAGCTATGTTTTTTTAGGTGAGTTGTCTTCTGGAGGTTCGTCAACAGCGCGTGGGGTAAGTGGAGATGGAACAATAGTGGTAGGGGATGCTTATTCGGGAAGTAGTAATGAGGCATTTAGGTGGACTGCAACCTTAGGAATGGTTGGATTAGGATATTTATCTGGCGGGACCAGTTCTTCGGCATATAATATTAGTGATGATGGAAAGGTTGTAGTAGGTAGTTCAACTAACTCTTCAAGTTATGAAGAAGCTTTTAGATGGACCGCCGCATCGGGAATGGTTGGTCTTGGGGAATTGCCAGGTGGTTTTAATTTTTCACGCGCACTAGCAGTTAATGCTGATGGTTCTGTTGTTGTTGGGGAGAGCTTATCCGATGCTGGTTTTGAAGCTTTTAGGTGGACTTCCTCAAGTGGTATGGTCGGGCTAGGTGACCTTCCTACGGGATCTTTTGAGTCTAAAGCAACAGATGTTAGCGCAGATGGTTCAGTGGTTGTTGGTACAGGGAAGACTGATGACGGAAACCAAGCATTTCGGTGGACACAGTCAGAGGGTATGGTTGGTTTGGGAACATTAGCGGGAGGAAAAACATCAGGAGCTTCAGCAATAAGTGGAAATGGTGCGATTATAGTTGGAGTATCAGAAGTAGCATCTGGTACTGAGGTGTTTCGTTGGTCAGTGAGTAGAGGGATGGAATCGTTGAATAGTCTTTTAAAAAAGGAAGGCGTTCAATTAGATGGCTTTAATTTGTATCAGGTTAGCGATATTTCAGAAGATGGTACTGTTATTGTTGGGTTAGGTCTGGATCCGGATGGTAAAGTTATTTCATGGATTGCGAAATATGATGACGGGTTTGCAGGACTTACAACCTTTGAAGATGTTAATAGATCGTTAGAGGACCTTTCAACACTTACTCCACGAATTTCAGGGATGTCACTCTTAACCCTTCGTTCTTTGCTTGAATCTCAACGTTACTCAGAAGATTCTTTGACAAGTTTTTGGGGGTTAGGAACTTTTGGGTCAGATTATGAGTTTTCCGGAGATGATATCAATGGGTATGGCGCAGTGGGGATGACTCATTTTTGGCGCTCTGGTTGGAGTTTTGGGGGAGGTGTTTTTGTCGGTAATACAACTGTAGAGTCATCTTTTGGTGGGCGACAGAACTCGACATTAGTAGGTCCTGGTCTTTTTGTTGGCTACATGCCTGAACCTACGGGACTTCAGATAAAACTTGGTGCTATGTATAACTATGTCGATTTGTCATTAGATCGAGCATACAGCAATGGTACTGGAACAACTACATCCGAAGGTGACACTGATGGCTATGTCTTAGGTGGAGTCGCTCATATTGCATGGTTGTTTGCATTACAGAACACGTTTATCGTTCAACCGTTCTTGCAATATGAAGTCCAAGAGATCAAAATTAATAACTATGAAGAGGACACAGGTCCACTCCCTGCGAAGTATGATTCACGGGATTTTGTTACAAACAAAACTCGGTTAGGTCTTGAAACAGGGTGTTTAGTAAAAGAAGATCTTACCGTATCAATTTGGGGTGCGTGGAACCATCGTTATGAAGATGAGGGACCAAGTATGAAGGGTGAATTGATAGGTGTAACTTCCTTTGACTATGGAAAAGGACAAATAGACCAGGACTGGGGAGATGCTGGGGTTAAATTAAGTTGGCTTCCAGAGGAAGGTGTTGAACTGACTGCAACGGTTGGGTTTGCGTTTGATAATCAGTACTACGCAGCTCCAGACCAATATATTCAGTTAGGGTTTAGCGTAGATTTTTAG
- a CDS encoding sensor domain-containing diguanylate cyclase, protein MECEFYENVLTALSDGLYVVDKKRKILFWSGAAEEITGYSFSEVLGKRCADNLLCHVDAEGRELCTKGCPLRATIRDGSVATTDVFLHHKQGHRVPVTVTASPLKDKKGDIVGAVETFSLVNTKNIFYSEFEKLRNNALIDKLTKVGNRRFGEITLENISNKSKKTSYGILFVDIDRFKYVNDVWGHSVGDSVLQMVANSITSGLRDVDTVCRWGGEEFLVIVPSTTVQELTTIAERLRMLVEKSWLDHEGHLIEVTTSIGGGVVREGEQVDSVVHRADTQMYFCKNNGRNMVSIEG, encoded by the coding sequence ATGGAATGCGAATTTTATGAAAATGTATTAACTGCTCTTTCTGATGGTCTATATGTTGTAGATAAAAAACGTAAAATACTATTTTGGAGTGGAGCAGCGGAAGAAATAACAGGATATAGTTTTTCTGAAGTTCTAGGTAAGCGATGTGCAGATAATCTTCTTTGTCATGTTGATGCGGAAGGTCGAGAACTGTGTACTAAAGGTTGTCCTCTTAGAGCTACAATTCGTGATGGGAGTGTTGCAACAACAGACGTTTTTTTACATCACAAACAAGGTCATCGTGTTCCTGTAACTGTCACGGCATCTCCTTTGAAGGATAAGAAAGGGGATATCGTTGGTGCTGTTGAGACTTTTTCCTTAGTTAATACTAAGAACATTTTTTATTCCGAATTTGAAAAATTACGAAACAATGCACTTATTGATAAGTTAACAAAGGTCGGTAATAGACGCTTTGGTGAAATTACACTTGAAAATATTTCAAATAAGTCAAAAAAAACGTCATATGGAATCTTGTTTGTAGATATTGATCGTTTTAAATATGTGAACGACGTATGGGGACATTCTGTAGGGGATAGTGTACTTCAAATGGTTGCCAACTCTATTACATCAGGATTGCGAGATGTTGATACTGTATGTCGTTGGGGAGGAGAAGAATTTTTAGTTATTGTTCCATCAACAACAGTTCAGGAGTTAACTACGATAGCAGAACGGTTACGTATGTTGGTAGAAAAAAGTTGGTTAGACCATGAGGGACATCTTATTGAAGTGACAACATCGATTGGTGGGGGAGTTGTTCGAGAAGGTGAACAGGTTGATTCTGTTGTGCATCGCGCTGACACGCAAATGTACTTCTGTAAAAATAACGGGCGAAATATGGTAAGTATCGAAGGTTAA
- a CDS encoding AAA family ATPase has translation MNRLSFDSFPTCSVSCQSSPNWFFSNLLKQGQLAVVDAAPGAGMSWLLMELAGAAASGRRFAEHFDTDTAVKSVYVNAGMELEEVTSRFAKLIDTPDLNRVKVLVTNEILKLQKVFFDLSEPDYRDVLLDGFEADNEYRLLVIDSLESLFPKYKANAESINKWFLSLKQKGITIVVGSNGGMKLHNELIDLNLKLSDVVQGGSLLLKIDFKKSRSLPAAKRRTFFAELKEGEDGSLKVAYVDRNDAAVERVAFLASEGMTQIQIARELGIGQSTVSRRFNKALQTGLLELKNRHYVLTEKGKTQIEGKVEDLLADE, from the coding sequence ATGAATCGTTTGTCTTTTGATTCTTTCCCTACATGTTCTGTTTCCTGTCAGTCATCTCCGAACTGGTTCTTTTCTAATCTGTTGAAGCAAGGTCAGTTAGCGGTTGTAGATGCTGCACCCGGAGCAGGTATGTCATGGTTGTTAATGGAATTGGCTGGTGCTGCTGCAAGTGGGCGTCGATTCGCAGAACACTTTGATACAGATACCGCTGTTAAATCCGTGTATGTGAATGCGGGTATGGAACTGGAAGAAGTAACTTCCCGCTTTGCCAAGTTGATTGATACTCCTGACTTGAACCGAGTAAAAGTTCTCGTGACTAACGAGATTCTTAAGTTGCAGAAAGTTTTTTTCGACCTCAGTGAACCAGATTATCGGGATGTTTTGCTTGATGGTTTTGAAGCAGATAATGAGTACCGTCTGTTAGTGATTGATTCTTTGGAGTCATTATTCCCAAAGTATAAAGCAAACGCAGAAAGCATTAATAAGTGGTTTCTGTCATTGAAGCAGAAAGGAATTACCATTGTCGTTGGTAGCAATGGCGGTATGAAATTGCATAACGAACTGATTGACCTGAATTTGAAGTTATCCGATGTTGTACAGGGCGGTTCGTTGTTATTAAAGATTGATTTCAAGAAATCACGTAGCTTGCCTGCTGCAAAGCGTCGTACATTTTTCGCAGAACTGAAAGAGGGCGAAGATGGTTCTCTCAAGGTAGCATATGTTGATCGGAACGATGCTGCTGTAGAGAGAGTTGCGTTTTTGGCATCTGAGGGAATGACTCAGATCCAGATAGCACGTGAGTTGGGTATCGGACAAAGTACTGTTTCCAGACGTTTCAACAAAGCATTGCAAACTGGTCTTCTTGAACTTAAAAATCGCCATTATGTGTTGACTGAAAAAGGAAAAACACAGATAGAAGGTAAGGTTGAAGATTTGCTTGCCGATGAGTAA
- a CDS encoding replication initiation protein, translating to MHNVTMCSPPKERFIEHLEERLYYGVGKQLDRYGDKVEALQRGNYVQLSRREHAYLGVDLDYQGAATRWEEVNLPEPTLILINPETGHANVFWELKVPVLKACRMNNNNVRGKPVKWFKAIQKGFTKVLDGDFGYTSASIKNPFSSNWIVIWRDKQYSLEELAEYSPEESTCGYFMRDEDVDFAGRNDELFYVIRKKAYQLVFKLDSDLFDARVEEEAHAYNEQTIPVNWPDRGPLPRSEVQGVARGIIRWVHQHKYDTGFKQRAKNHGVMKLPKIDKSLPEDVKEIATMCRQARGAAYTHQTRKMNTEQKIINAIDSLCSEQMPITKKAISTLSGVSVRNLNNYKYLYKSYINSN from the coding sequence ATGCATAATGTAACCATGTGTTCTCCTCCTAAGGAGCGATTTATCGAACACCTTGAGGAGCGTCTTTATTACGGAGTCGGAAAACAGCTCGATCGTTATGGTGATAAGGTAGAAGCACTGCAACGAGGTAACTATGTCCAATTATCTCGTCGCGAACATGCTTATCTAGGTGTTGATCTGGATTATCAAGGAGCGGCAACTCGTTGGGAAGAAGTGAATTTGCCGGAACCGACATTAATATTGATTAATCCAGAAACAGGTCATGCGAATGTCTTTTGGGAATTGAAAGTGCCAGTACTGAAAGCGTGTAGGATGAACAACAATAATGTTCGTGGAAAACCAGTGAAGTGGTTTAAAGCAATACAAAAGGGTTTTACAAAGGTGCTTGATGGTGATTTTGGCTACACCTCCGCAAGTATTAAGAACCCGTTTTCATCCAACTGGATAGTAATATGGCGTGATAAGCAGTACTCTCTTGAGGAACTAGCGGAGTATTCTCCTGAAGAATCTACATGTGGATATTTTATGCGTGATGAAGACGTAGACTTTGCTGGTAGAAATGATGAATTGTTTTATGTGATTAGAAAGAAAGCATACCAGTTGGTTTTCAAGCTAGATTCAGACCTGTTTGATGCGCGAGTTGAAGAAGAAGCGCATGCATATAATGAGCAGACTATTCCAGTAAATTGGCCTGATAGAGGTCCGTTGCCACGTTCCGAAGTGCAAGGTGTAGCACGTGGTATTATACGTTGGGTGCATCAGCATAAATATGACACTGGTTTTAAACAACGCGCAAAGAACCATGGTGTTATGAAGCTTCCGAAAATAGACAAGAGTTTGCCGGAAGACGTCAAAGAGATAGCAACAATGTGTCGTCAAGCACGTGGTGCTGCGTATACGCATCAAACGCGCAAAATGAACACGGAACAAAAAATTATTAATGCTATTGATTCACTGTGTTCAGAACAAATGCCAATTACTAAAAAAGCTATTTCTACTCTTTCAGGTGTTAGTGTTAGAAATCTAAACAACTATAAGTATCTATATAAAAGTTATATCAATTCTAATTAA